From Punica granatum isolate Tunisia-2019 unplaced genomic scaffold, ASM765513v2 Contig00437, whole genome shotgun sequence, a single genomic window includes:
- the LOC116190442 gene encoding pentatricopeptide repeat-containing protein At4g21065-like, with the protein MKWSLKSVSRTSKSLLRLANPAPSTCSLSSSSALPETSSETWSRCTGSAGPGNYANGDRITKDYVTKLVGRSIRADWSRPRAPVFAHCVEFIDVELCNSVIRHYADQKRHWHSLFVFTQMHMVGIRPNSSTFPAVLKSISRVCLREICNSIHAFVTKMGFERDVYVSSSLLNAYSVCSSAKDARKVFDAMPERNSVSWNALITSCTHNRKFIEAIDVFREMQACGVPPTAVTMVGILSACAHLGALRQGRWIHEYINCSSLNLNVFLGTALIDMYAKCGVVKEMEEVFDAMKVRNVYTWNVLISGFGMNGCGNAALNAFDRMVKEKFRPDGLTFLGVLCACCHEGLVDSGRRYFSSMTEKFRIHPWIEHYGCMVDLLSRAGLLVEALDLIENMKLRPDPIIWRALLGGCRIHGNTEMGEYAIRKLLAIEPGNAENYVLLSKLFAQDRRWADMEI; encoded by the coding sequence ATGAAATGGTCACTAAAATCAGTCTCGCGGACTTCGAAAAGCCTTCTCAGACTGGCTAATCCTGCACCGTCTACATGCTCTCTGTCTTCCTCGTCAGCTCTGCCGGAGACCTCCTCGGAGACATGGAGCCGCTGCACAGGCTCCGCCGGACCAGGCAATTACGCCAATGGGGACCGCATAACCAAGGATTATGTTACGAAACTCGTGGGGCGTTCCATCCGCGCGGATTGGTCGCGACCTCGTGCTCCTGTTTTCGCTCATTGTGTGGAGTTCATCGACGTCGAGCTCTGTAATTCTGTGATACGACACTATGCGGATCAAAAGAGACACTGGCATTCTCTTTTTGTGTTCACGCAGATGCATATGGTCGGTATACGCCCCAACTCATCAACCTTTCCGGCCGTTCTCAAGTCGATCTCGAGGGTATGCCTCCGAGAAATCTGTAATTCGATTCACGCATTCGTCACTAAGATGGGATTCGAGAGGGATGTTTATGTGAGCAGTTCTCTGCTGAACGCGTACAGTGTCTGTTCCTCGGCCAAAGATGCGCGTAAGGTGTTTGATGCAATGCCTGAGAGAAACTCTGTTTCGTGGAATGCATTGATCACTAGCTGCACGCACAACAGGAAGTTCATAGAAGCTATCGATGTGTTTCGAGAAATGCAGGCATGTGGGGTCCCGCCCACTGCGGTCACTATGGTTGGCATCTTATCGGCATGTGCCCACTTAGGAGCTCTACGGCAGGGCAGGTGGATTCACGAGTACATCAATTGTAGTAGCTTGAACTTGAACGTGTTCCTTGGTACCGCACTTATCGACATGTATGCAAAGTGTGGGGTTGTGAAGGAGATGGAGGAGGTTTTCGATGCGATGAAGGTAAGGAACGTGTACACGTGGAACGTCTTGATTTCGGGATTTGGGATGAATGGGTGTGGAAATGCTGCTTTGAATGCTTTTGATAGGATGGTGAAGGAGAAGTTTAGGCCCGATGGCCTTACTTTCTTGGGAGTACTATGTGCTTGTTGTCATGAAGGTCTTGTTGATTCGGGTCGAAGGTACTTCTCCAGCATGACGGAAAAGTTTCGGATTCACCCGTGGATCGAGCATTATGGGTGCATGGTTGATTTACTTAGTCGTGCTGGTTTGTTGGTTGAAGCTCTGGATTTGATTGAGAATATGAAGCTGAGGCCAGATCCTATTATTTGGCGAGCATTGCTAGGTGGTTGCAGGATCCATGGAAATACTGAAATGGGGGAATATGCTATCAGGAAGCTTCTTGCGATCGAACCAGGAAATGCTGAAAACTATGTTCTGCTATCTAAATTGTTTGCACAAGACCGAAGGTGGGCTGATATGGAGATCTGA
- the LOC116190440 gene encoding pentatricopeptide repeat-containing protein At3g47530 codes for MAADSVIANCHELYSFLADINEELKRAGYVAKIELVSYDLEEEEKEHALTFHSEKLALAFGLLKSPLGSTIRIVKNLRVCQDCHGFFKLVSLVYKREISLRDRNRFHHFVEGACSCKDYW; via the coding sequence ATGGCAGCAGATAGTGTAATAGCAAATTGTCATGAGTTGTACAGCTTTTTGGCCGACATTAATGAGGAGCTGAAACGAGCTGGTTACGTTGCAAAGATTGAGTTGGTTTCTTACGACctcgaggaagaagaaaaggaacatGCTCTTACCTTTCACAGTGAGAAACTTGCCCTTGCCTTCGGGCTCTTAAAATCTCCTTTGGGATCGACCATAAGGATAGTGAAGAATCTTAGGGTCTGCCAAGACTGTCACGGATTTTTTAAACTTGTTTCTTTGGTTTATAAGAGGGAAATCAGTCTTAGAGATAGGAACAGGTTCCACCATTTTGTTGAAGGTGCATGTTCTTGTAAAGATTACTGGTGA